One uncultured Caproiciproducens sp. DNA segment encodes these proteins:
- a CDS encoding DUF6483 family protein, with translation MYYQQDWVMRQIEMMVQFITMTVLHKDSIHYEIIDETNLSKTDSLYKELCGLIAKHRICEAENLLYENLNEGNTEYLEMALDFYQTINQMTDDELEKCNFSREEINDGINEMLRRFHIAIDIAGDGSESHTKYDK, from the coding sequence TTGTATTATCAGCAGGACTGGGTTATGCGTCAAATTGAAATGATGGTTCAATTTATAACAATGACGGTATTGCACAAGGATTCAATCCACTACGAGATTATTGATGAGACCAATCTGTCTAAAACAGATTCTTTGTATAAAGAATTGTGCGGTTTGATTGCAAAACATCGGATTTGTGAAGCTGAAAATCTATTATATGAAAACCTGAATGAAGGTAACACAGAGTATCTGGAAATGGCTCTTGATTTTTATCAGACGATCAATCAGATGACTGACGATGAATTAGAGAAATGTAATTTTTCCAGAGAGGAAATCAACGACGGTATCAATGAAATGCTACGCAGGTTTCATATTGCTATTGACATAGCAGGGGATGGAAGTGAATCCCATACGAAATATGATAAGTAA
- a CDS encoding HPr family phosphocarrier protein — translation MKKFTYQITDAQGIHARPAGLLTQEAKQFSSSVKICKGSVESDAKRIFSIMGLAAKPGETVSVIVEGEDEGKAAAALEAFFKKNL, via the coding sequence ATGAAAAAATTTACTTATCAAATTACGGACGCGCAGGGAATCCATGCACGGCCCGCGGGTTTATTGACACAGGAAGCAAAACAGTTTTCATCTTCGGTTAAAATATGTAAAGGAAGCGTCGAATCGGACGCCAAGCGTATTTTTTCGATTATGGGCCTTGCTGCCAAGCCGGGTGAAACCGTCAGCGTGATCGTGGAGGGCGAAGACGAAGGAAAGGCCGCCGCCGCACTGGAAGCTTTCTTTAAGAAAAACCTTTAA